gatcattgttgcatacatatcccaaatgttacacaagatgtagaacatgatttggatttgttaggacaaatagaaaagaacactcaagaaattcaaacagacatgcaagaaaattggtttgacaaaatttttagtggactgggatggaacctaagttcctgggtaaaatctttaattagtactgtattgtgtttgttaattatttccctagtgatattgcttatctattattgcttgaaaagagagttcacaaggaaggctgccgttgatcgaaaaatcactctcgcactagtaggaaatagtggtgacaattacaatctagcaaacacgaatcctgcctttgtaaatagttaatattgtggaagtattgaaattaaataaaatttcaagacttccaaaggggggaaatgttaccacacagttaccaagcagtgctgctactttaaatttctctgtaaagccccaaaccatgattgggttaaattccaatcaaactaatgatcaaaagaaatcactagttgctaggagtaatgtttgaaacaaatagttattataaattcaggtagagtgttctgttcatgtttctatagtacagtctttgatgtacaaataagtttaggaacatgagggactgttggtttgttaaatattagaagataatttagtatactattgtaagaagcaactgatgcttagaagaaaccagttgaagcaaatcacctaggtcggatagaagccaaaaggccactgagtctgcgcaaagtaaaagggtcagccaacggtgacgaagaggagtcactggccttcatctccaagacccctgacgaccaccaccaagcaacagtgcgcaggcacaaatgggaggagagctcattttaatacgaagcgaagactagtcatgcatatgtattagtaaatgatgtaatgctatgtatatttatgattttgttgtataaatttatggtgaaaggtgcaacaaattggacacgctgtggtggagcgatcccccgtgtccccagcgctgctaataaagaatgcctgccttttaacactacattggtgttacgaggttccttcccgatttcggtgacaggcTCACCAGTCAGAAAGTCTCTAATTTTGGATCCTTGAGAAGTACAAACATAAACACAAACCCATCCTTCCAGATGACGCAAAGTAAGAAGTTCTTAGACAGTGTACCAAGGATGATATTATAAAAAACTCTAACCATATGGGtggaacaaagaaataaagcctATTCATTTTTTGTAATATCTAGTTGGGACAATAGAAGGCGGCTGGAATAGGAATAATTCCcaaggggaaaaggaggagttCCCATAAAAACTTTCAGGAAGGTTAGTTTGtggtttttctcattttcttttacatattccctgtcctcctccctccagccttCCTGAGAAGGTGCTAAGCATTGCAAACTATGCAGGCTTCTGTAAAACCTGTATTCATATTAAataaggagagaggagaagagattTCACAATGATTACTCTGATCACGAATGAAACACAAAACTTTCATCTCAAAGGGATGAAATTTAGCTTCTTTCAGCAAGGAagatgagaatcatagaatcattaaggttagaaaagacctctaagatcatcgagtccaaccgtcaacccaacacaccatgcccactaaaccatgtccctaggcgcctcatctacacgtcttttaaatacctctagggatggtgactcaaccacttccctgggcagcctgttccaatgtttaaccactctttcagcaaagaaatttttcttaatatccaatctaaacctcccttggcgcaattgaggccatttcctctcgtcctattgcttgttacttgggagaacaaACGGACACCCACCTCGCAacgacctcctttcaggtagttgtagagcgcgatgaggtctcccctcagcctcctcttctccaggctaaacaaccccagttccctcagccgctccccatcagacttgtgctccaggcccttcaccagcttcgttgccctcctctggacacgctccagcacctccatgtccttcttgttgtgaggggcccaaaactgaacacagtattcgaggtgcggcctcaccagtgccgagaacAGGGGCATGatcagctccctgctcctgctggccacactagttctgatacaggccaggatgccattggccttcttggccacctgggcacactgtcggctcatgttcagacggctgtcaagcagcaccccaggtccttttcctccgggcagctttccagccactcttccccaagcctgtagcgttgcctggggttgttgtggccgaagtgcaggacccagcacttggccttgttgaatctcatacagttggcctcggcccatcgatccagcctgtccaggtccctctgcagagccttcctaccctccagcagatcaacactcccacccaacttggtgtcgtctgcaaacttcctgagggagcactcgatcccctcgtccagatcattgatgaagatattgaacaggaccagccccagtactgagccctggggaacactgctcgtgaccggccgccaactggatttaactccgttcaccacaactctctgggctcggccgtccagccagttttttacccagcgaagagtgtacctgtctaggccgtgagccgccagcttctctaggagaatgctgtgggagacagtgtcaaaggccttactgaagtccaggtagaccacatccacagcctttccctcatccacgaggcgggtcacctggtcataaaaggagatcaggttggtcaagcaggacctgccttccatgaacctgagctggctgggcctgatcccctggttgtcctgcacatgccttgtgagcatcctcaagacgaaccactccataatcttccccagcaccgaggtcagactgacaggcctgtagttccccagatcctccttccggcccttcttgtaggtgggcatcacattggcaagcctcctgtcatccaggacctcccctgttaaccaggactgctggtaaattatggagagtggcttggcaagctcttcTGTCAGCTCTCTTAGTACCTTTTTGCTCATTGTGAGGTGCCCACCAAGTTCATTGCTTTCCAGTCCTCTTTGACGACCCTTTTGCTTCTTGTTTAACTTCTCCTCCATCACCACTTCTGTGGGTGTCACCTCTCAAGTGTGGTGAGAAAAGGAGCCCATCTGGTGTTCATCTTTGAGTCCTTCAGGGTACCATTCAGCGGCTATGGGGAGATGCTGACTTGAGGCACTTCAGGGCTTTAGATCTGCCCCATGGAGATAGGGATGAGGGCTGGGAGAACCCGTGAGCTCAGGATCCCATGGGCTTTCTCCAAGAGCACTGCTGAGTTCAGCTGCTCCCATGAGGACAACATGAGTAGCAGGTGGATCCCAGACTGTGATTGGCTCACAATAAGAAGTGACTCTGCCTATCCTTATCATTGTCTGTAATTAAGCCCTTCAGTTTTGCAGTGAGGTTGACCTCAACTCTGTCTATAACTAGAAAAGCTAAAAGTATTATTTCTAAATGCCAGTAATCAACCTGGAACCTTTCCTCCCTGATATGCAATGTAGAGAATGGACATGTGGGGAGAATTGTTTCCTTTCACTAACATTTCTGTCCAAAAATGTTGGAGTTATGTGACTGCCACGTGGATgggccctgcctgccttgctgccctGGCTCAAATGAAAGCTTAAGGGCTCTAGGTTGACTTTGCTTTGTAGTTCTTAGAATTGTAAAGCTGGGTGAATTAATTATTCCCTCTCTTTGGGTTTGGGCTGAATTGCATAAGTATGAGCATATTGTGCCATTTGATGAGACATGGCCACATGGGAGCTGGCAGGTAAGGCACAGGAGACCGGTGTCCTACAGGAGCATCAGCTGGTGGCTGTAGAGAATATTTCAGGTCATCCAAAACATTACCAAATGCTTATTTTTAGATAACTAAGTTGTGCCCCAAAAAGTAGCTGATCCCAGGCAGCATTAGAATTGGTGAGCTAAATCACCCCTTCTCATTGAACTGGAGAGGCTGATCTCCATTCAGAACTGCagatagaatagaatcatagaatcatagaatcacagaatcgtttaggttggaaaagacctttaagatcatcgagtccaaccataaacctaacactgccaagtccaccactaaaccatgtccctaagcaccacatctacacgtcttttaaccTCCTgtggtggtgactcaaccacttccctgggcagcctgttccaatgcttgataaccctttcagtgaagaattttttcctaatatccaatctaaacctcccctggcataacttgaggctgtttcctatCATCCTATCAATGTCAGATACTGACGCTGATAGAAATCACAGAGCTGGGTCTATGCAGAGGTGAGATCAGAGCGTTGTAGATCCCAGGCTTTCAGGCCTGaaggaactggaagaaaacttGCATTCTTTGACTTCTTTCTGCAGTGCCATGAAAGACTAGCAAGTGGGTCTGCCCTCTGACAGTGACAGGTTCCTTCTTCCCATGACGTCGTCTCCCACATCATCCCACTGATGGTGTTAAGGGAGCTGTTGCCTTTAGGTCCAGCCAGCCCTTTTCTTCAGCATTGTGGATTCCCTGGAGAAAAGAGCtttatgcaaagaaagaaaagataaagtgGGAAGAAGCAATGAGGCAGAACCAGGAGAGGTGCAGGGACCAGTGTATCTATGTGGAAGAAAATCTTGGACAATCTAGCATAAAGGATGTTGCAGGTGTGATCtcagctgcagggcagcaggtGGAACTGGACAGTAGGCTCTGTCACAGGTCCCTAACATGATTGCCGTGGCATTGCTCTGTAGAAGGCTTTCTCTGCACGGCTTTGACAGAGAGTCCCAAGTCAGGCGCTCTGGCAGGGATGTGAAACTGCTCAATATTTAAGGTGAGAACACAGGCATACAACATTCCTTTTACCCACAAGAAATAAGGACTCTGCTGATCAAAATCAGCATGCCATTTGAAGTAAAGTGTATTTGCTTGCTTTAGGATTGGGTATGTAGTCGTGAGAAATATTTAAGAACAAGGCGTAGGGACAAACCCTCTGGTGAGGTCTCTGGGGAAATGACAGCTGGGTGTCTCCTAACCTTCCCTAAAATGGCTGATTCTGAACTGAATTTACTTCATCTGGCTGTCTCTGCAATTGTTTCCCATTGGAACCAAAGAGAGTAGATGATCACAGGAATCTTTCTTCACCGGTGGTTTCTAAAGTTTGGTGAAGTCAGTGACCTCCTTACAACACGTAAAGTTATTTGTTCTTTTACCAGATGATTCTTGTTCCATAAGAAAATCACCAAAATGCTCCAAAAAGTGTTGTATATCCCCTAGAAGATAAACTGTCTGAAAACTTAAGCAAAATGCAAAGGCAATAAGgagaagatttaattttttttttaatatttgtttttagaTGATTAAGTCCTTcaatcttctttccttctcttcttccttccttctattATGGCAATAAAAGGTAAAGCAACCAATAAAGCAGTGGAAGCAACCATCAATTTACTGAAAGTGAACCCACATGCCCCTAAAATTTCTTTCCCAAAGTGTTAAGtaattttgttaacatttttttcacttGGTTCAACAAGATAGCGTTCCACTAACTGTGAGGAGGATTTAGAAGTCCACCTCAGGTGGGCAAATATCTGCCGCCACATAAGGGCAGGAGTATATCCAGTATATCCTTCAGAAGACAATTATGCACAGGATTTTATACACCACCTAAAAATCCAAGGGCACACAAACAGTCATAGAAGaatatcttaaaaataatgtatttgtagCACATTATTTTTATCTACTTAGGCtgtgtctttttaatgttttcttttccaaagtcttaaaaaaagtaaatctagGGAAGAATGAAGGAAAATCATGACCGATAGCCTGAGTCTGAGCACATAATCATGGTGATTCATTTCTCATGGAGTTAAATGATGATTTGATTAATGATTTCTAAGATCTGATTTTATAttagaaaactttaaaaacataaatattgcaCAGTTTATCAATAGGCAGGCTGAGGTAACTGTAGGAGGGCATTCTCATTCAGAACAGGGAGAAACAGACCTTTAAGGTACAATTTCAGAAGTAGAGGGAGGTTTGGAAAATTCAAATGAATTCCATCCTTAAAgtgccttttcctctctgctgaccAAAAAGGGAGATTGACTCAAGAGATTGCCAGCATTTGCATTCCATCAGATAActacaaaaaagaaatctatggTTGCTAATAAACTCTAGTCTCAGCTGATATAAATAAGTATAAACACTTGATCAAAGCTACCATATAGTCATCTCCATTGAGTTTGTGCTCTTGCTTCCCTTTCTAGAGGATTCAGAGTAACAAACACTTCTAAGGTACACTTCACTTCACCCTGCTCTGGGTATCCACCGTTCAGATAATTTCTCCGTAAGAACTACCATTGTTGCCGCACATGAACTTCAGTGAAAGCAATGCCACCCTTATCAGCAGCAAAGGTTAACACAACACTGCAACTACCCATAAGTGTGGACCATGCAGAACAGGGCTGAAAAGTATGAGCACGTGGCTATGTGTATTAATTTGTCTTGGGAAATGGTACAATCTTCCAGAATGCCGCTTTGATCACTTTGTTGCGCAGACTGTAGACCAGAGGGTTCAGAGTGGGAGTCACCAGAGTGTACATAATGCTcgctgctttgtttttcttctctaatgaAGTGCTATTTGGCTGGATATAGGTGTAGATGATGGTGGAGTAGAACAAGCCAACAATAGTAAGGTGTGAGGAGCAGGTGGAGAAGGCTTTCCACTTCCCTGCAGAGCCCTGGATTTTCaggatggtgatgatgatgaggCAATAAGAGATGATGACCAGCAGGAAGTTTCCCATGCCTAAGATGATGTCTGCCATGTAAACCACGATTTCATTGACATAGGTTGAGCTGCAGGACAGGGCAAGGACTGGAGGTATCTCACACAAGAAATTTTGGACTAAATTTGGCCCACAGAAGTCCAGCTGTGCCACAAGAAGGGTGTTTATGAGGGAGTTGATGGTACCGATGCCCCAGACACTAGCCATTAAAGAGATGCAGGTCCCCTTGCTCATCATGGTTATGTAGTGAAGAGGCTGACAGATGGCCAGGTACCGGTCATAAGACATGACTGTTAACAAGATAAGCTCTGTTGAGCCTGAGAAAGTGAAGGTGTAGAGCTGTGCTACACAGCCCTCAAAGGAGATGGTGTTCTTGCCCAGGATCAGGTTCTCCAACATCTTGGGCAGAACTGAGGAGACACCTACCAAGTCAAGGACAGCCAGGTTGGAGATGAAAAAGTACATAGGGGTGTGAAGTGGTGGGTGGACAACAGTAGCTAGAATGACAAATGAGTTGCTGAGGATAGCAGTGAGGTAGAGACACAAAGATATTGCAATATAGAGACCCTGGAGGTGAGGGTTGTCAAAAACACCCTCAAGGATGAATTCAGAGACCTTGGTGAGATTCCGTGGATGCATTTGCCTTGGTGTCCCCTacatatgaataaaaataaagacattacTGCATCATGGCCAGAACATATTCAATCCAATGTTAAAAAtagagaaaggcagagagagagacagatgtgtttccaaaggcaaaaaaaaaccaaaaccccaaacaaaccaaaaccccacaacagagaAAATAAGGGAGAAAATATTTCCGTGTACAAGGAAAATCACATCAGTACTTGAATAGAATGATAgatattacaataataataatactagaTAAATAAGATAAATTAATCTATGGATGCAGTTCTTAAAAGGATTAACAgaacttcccccctccccccaccccgctcccaaAATAGTATCAGAGATGTTTTAAAGCAACCACATCGCATAGTGGATCATCCCTGACTGTGGTATGGACTTCGACTTCTACACATGAATCCCAAAACATAGATGCTGAGACCTAATTTCCACCAGGGCTGTTTGGGTACAAAATGAATCTGCACTGTGCTAAAAGCAAGACCTTTCAGAAGTGAaagcaaggagaggaaaagagaatagTGTATGATTGTACCATAGTGTGATAGGTAGacagaagagaacagaaacatGAATTGActaatttattaaacaaatatgtaatttaaacaactatttttctaaaagaattttGAAGTGACCTGAGGAATACAGAAACAATGTTTGGCAGCTGTGCATCATGCACCCTGCATACTTTATCTAACTGTGACTGATCAGGGCTGTGAAGGTGCTGAAGGTGCTCAGCTACTGAAGGTGCAAACCTATTAATTGCAAGCAGAGAAGGGTGAAATTTCTGACCATTTCTGGTGATTGTCCTCCAGGTTTCTTGCTGAAATAAGAGAGATCAGAAACTGTCTGCATGAGGATCTACTCAATAGTGTAAGGCTGAAGCTGTCTCTGGGCTTGCGTTTCACCAAGCTAGAGTGCTGCTAGCTGCAATCAGAAATTTTCCCAAATATGGTCGTTTCTAGCAAATTTTAAATAGTACTGTCAGGTCCACTCAATTTTGACCATCCAAAATTATGCCTGGAATTCCATTCCAAATGACGAAGAAGAGGTACAACAAAcagttataatttctgccttggAGTCTAATGACACAAAATTAGATCTTCAGTAGAATTCACCTCATCTCATTGCACTTCCAGGCGATCTGCAAACAGACTCTGCTGGTGGTTTCCCCTTCCACTAGTGTCAATAGAGAGAGACTGACTCTTCTATAGTATCACTCTTGATGAAGATACAAGTCTAACATGGTTTACCTGAATCATGGTGCAGAGGCAACAGCCTTTCCTCTCTTGTGTTGATTAAAACTTAGCTCAGAATTAGATGACTAATTTGGGGTTGAATGAATCTCCAATTATCATGTTTTTCATGCAATATTAAGGCATTACTGGGATGAACAAGTGTGGAGCAAGTCTCTGTTCATTTTCCATTGAATTGAAGATGGTGATATAAACATTCATGAcactaaaatattaatttaaaactgtaCAGTTAGTTCTGTTTATCTATGACACTGAAAGAGTCAGACAAAGATAGAACATGGAATATAACTCGTTGCATTATTAGATCCAGTGAAGaatatacaaaagagaaaatagcaAAGAAAGTAGAAAAGGGGCCAGCAATAAAGGATTGAAATTCTCACCTTTCATCAGAGGCACAAACAGTGTTCACAAGCCTTCCTGAAACAGTACCTTAAAATATGTCCTGTCTATCAAGGTGGTTTCTTCTGGAGATTTCTCCTCCTTTGTGAATGTAGCCTAGAATGAGCTTGAAAGCATGCCCCAAGAGGAGGAGCCAAGCGGTGGTAACTTAGTTCAGGACTGAAGTCATGACCTGCAATAAC
The Calonectris borealis chromosome 22, bCalBor7.hap1.2, whole genome shotgun sequence genome window above contains:
- the OR13G1 gene encoding olfactory receptor 13G1 produces the protein MHPRNLTKVSEFILEGVFDNPHLQGLYIAISLCLYLTAILSNSFVILATVVHPPLHTPMYFFISNLAVLDLVGVSSVLPKMLENLILGKNTISFEGCVAQLYTFTFSGSTELILLTVMSYDRYLAICQPLHYITMMSKGTCISLMASVWGIGTINSLINTLLVAQLDFCGPNLVQNFLCEIPPVLALSCSSTYVNEIVVYMADIILGMGNFLLVIISYCLIIITILKIQGSAGKWKAFSTCSSHLTIVGLFYSTIIYTYIQPNSTSLEKKNKAASIMYTLVTPTLNPLVYSLRNKVIKAAFWKIVPFPKTN